Sequence from the Kineosporia succinea genome:
ACCGCTCGATCTCGTCGAGGGCGTCGTCGGCCTGGGGCATGACCTGGCCGAAACCGATGAACCGGTCGGGGTGCTTCGACACCATGTCGATGAGGAAGTCGTTCTCGATGCGCTGGGCCAGGGAGCACACCATGGCCATGTCCACGCCGGCCGCGTCCATCCGGGTCAGGATGCGCTGCGGGTCGAACGGTGTGTGGGGCGGCGGCTTCTCGCCCGGCTTCGCGCCGGTGAGGTAGTCGGAGCGGCCGCGCACGTCCTGGGTGGTGTTGTAGGCGTCGATGATCACGCGTGCTCCAGAGGTTCGAGAGGGAAATGACAGCGGACGTCGTGGCCGGGCCCGAGTTCCCGGAGCACCGGTTGCTCGGTACGGCAGAGCTCGGTGGCCGCGGGGCAGCGGGTGGAGAAGAGGCAGCCGGCCGGGGGATCGGCCGGGTCGGGGGGATCGCCCTGGAGCTGAGCAGCTTTCGGCTCAGCCACCGCCGTGACCCGGGGCACCGAGGCCAGCAGGGCACTGCTGTACGGGTGGGCCGGGCCCGCGAAGAACCGGTCGCGCTCGGCGATCTCGATGATCTGGCCCAGGTACATCACCGCGACCCGGTCGGCCAGCTGCCGCACCACGCCCAGGTCGTGCGATATGAACAGGCAGGTCAGGTTGCTCGTCTCGGTCAGGTCGGCGAGCAGGTTCACCACCTGGGCCTGGATCGACACGTCGAGCGCGGAGACCGGCTCGTCGGCCACCACGAACCTCGGCGACGGGGCCAGGGCCCGGGCGATCGCGATGCGCTGACGCTGGCCGCCGGAGAACTCCCGGGGCCGGCGCTGCCCGGCGTCGCGGCCGAGGCCGACCTTCTCGAGCAGCTCGCCGGCCCGCTCCTCGGCCTCCTGGCGCGTCGCGCCCCGGGCCCGCACGACCGGCTCGGCGATGATGTCGACCACCTTGCGGCGCGGGTTCAGCGAGCCGAACGGGTCCTGGAAGATCATCTGCAGGTCGGCCCAGACCCGGCGCAGGGGCGCACCCTTGAGGTGGGTGATGTCGAGGCCGAGGAAGTCGATGCGCCCGGCCTGTGGCTCGATCGCCCGCAGCACGGCCCGGCCGAGACTGGACTTGCCACACCCGGACTCGCCGACCAGGCCCAGCGTCTCACCCTCGGCGATGACCAGGTCGACGTCCCGCACGGCCCGGACCTTCTGACCGCCGGGCCGGGAGTACTCGACGCGGAGCCCGGTGAGCTGGAGCAGGGGAACGGGTTTCATGCGACACCGGCTCTCAGACACGCGACCTGGTTCTCGAGCGGCGGTACCTGCTCGAGACATTCGTCCTGCACCAGGTCGCAGCGGGGGGCGAAGGCGCATCCCGGTGGCCGGTCGACCCCGGTCAGCGGGTTGCCCTTGATCGCCGCCAGCCGGCGCGGCCGGGGGCCGTCGATCCGGGGCATCGAGTTCAGCAACCCGACCGTGTACGGGTGGCGCGGGTGGTTGAGCACCTCGTCGCGGGTACCGATCTCGACGATCCGCCCGGCGTACATCACCGCGATCCGGTCGGCGACCTCCGCGACCACGCCGAGGTCGTGGGTGATGAGCACGACCGCGCTGCCGTGCTCGCGCTGCATCCGCTTGAGCAGCGCCAGCACCTGGGCCTGGATGGTCACGTCGAGGGCCGTGGTGGGCTCGTCGGCGATCAGCACACCCGGATCGTTGGCCAGCGCGATCGCGATCATGACGCGCTGCCGCATGCCGCCGGAGAGCTGGTGCGGGTAGGCGCGGGCGCTCTGCTCCGGGTTGGCCAGGCCGACGTCCCTCAGGAGGGACACCGCCTTCAGCGCAGCCTCCTTGGACGACACCGGCTGGTGCTGCCGGATCATCTCCGCCACCTGCTTACCCACCCGCTGCACCGGGTTGAGTGCGGCCAGGGCGTCCTGGAACACCACGGCGATCCCGGCCCCGCGGATGCGCTGCAGCTGTTTGTCCCCGGCCGCCACCAGGTCGGTGCCGTCGAAGTCGGCCGTACCCGAGATGTGCGTGCGCGGGCCCCGGTTCAGCCCGGTCAGCCCCATCGTCAGGGCGCTCTTGCCGGAGCCGGACTCGCCGACCAGCGCCAGCAGTTCACCCGCGAACAAGTCGAAGCTGACGCCGTTGACCGCGGGCAGCCGGCCGGCCGGCACGTCGAACTCGACCTTGAGGTCACGGACGCTGAGAACGGTGGTCACGACAGGGCTTCCTCGATCAGGTCGGCCACCCGGCCGGGACTGACCTGGGGCACGAAGTGGCTGCCGTCGACCTCGGAGGTGACGGCCCGCATCCGGGCGGCCATGTCGCGCTGGGTGTCCACCCGCAGCGTCTTGTCCTGAGCGGCCACGAGATACCAGCTGGGCCGGGTCTTCCAGGCCGGGACGCCGGACTTCTGCGCGAAGATCTCGTTCGAGCTGGGCCGTCCCTCGGCGGACCACACCTCACGGCGCTCCGGCGGCAGGTCCCAGGCGATCTCCGCGTAGTACTCGGGCGAGCGCGACGACTGCCACGAACCGTCCGCTCCCCGCACCATGTGCTTGTTCACCGGCGCGACGTCGTACCGGGCCAGGATGTCCTGGATCGACTCGTCCTGGTCCGGCGCCCACGCCGCCACGTAGACCAGGCCCTTGACCCGCGGATGGTGCCCGGCGCCGGTGATCACTGCGCCGCCGTACGAGTGCCCGACGAGAAGCACGTCCCCGTCGGTGTTCTCGTCGATCCACGCGGTGGTCGTCGCGATGTCGTCCTCGAGGGAGGTCATCGGATTGGTGACCGCCGAGACCACGTGCCCCCGCGCGTGGACCATCGGCAGCACGAACGACCACGTGGTGGGCGTGCCACCGGCGCCGTGCACGAGAACGATGTTCATCTCAACTCTTTCCCAGCCGCGGGTCCAGCACCAGGTACAGGACGTCGACGGCCGCGTTGACCAGTACGAACAGCAGGGCGATCGCCAGCGCGGCGCCCTGCACCACCGGGTAGTCGCGCTGCAGCACCGCGTCGACGAGCAGCACCCCCACCCCGGGGTAGGAGAAGACGGTCTCGGTGACGGTGGAACCGCCCAGCAGCGTGCCGAACTGGAGCCCGAGCACGGTGATGATGGGCAGGGACGCGTTGCGCAGCACGTGTTTGCGCACCACCTGCCCCTCGCCGAGGCCCTTCATCTGGGCGGTGCGCACGAAGTCGTCACCCAGTACCTCCAGCACGGAGGCACGCACGATCCGGGTGATGAAACCGGCCGTGGACAGGGCCAGCGTGGCGGCGGGCAGGATCAGGTGCTGGATCCAGGGCCAGATCAGCTCGGGCCGGTCCTGCAGGACCGCGTCCAGCAGCACGAAGTTCGTGAGCGGTTCGTACTCCAGCCGGTTGGGCAGCCGGCCCAGCACGGGCAGCCAGCCCAGCCAGACGCCGAACACCACGATGCCCAGCACACCGAGCGCGAACCAGGGGAGGCTGAACGTGACCGTGGCGGCCGCCCGGATGCCGGTGTCGACCGGGGTGTCCTTGCGCAGCGCCGCGACCAGGCCGGAGACGCCGCCGATGACGACGGCGGCGAGCATGGCCGCGACGGTGAGCTCGATGGTGGCGGGCAGGGCGCTCCTCAGCAGCGACAGGACGTCGTTGCCACCGAAGTACGAGGAGCCGAAATCTCCACGGATCAGGTCACCGAGGTAGGTCAGGTACTGCACCGGCAAGGGCTGGGACAGACCCAGGCTCTCGCTGATCTGGTCGGCGTTGGCGGTGATCTGCTCGGCCGACTGGTCACTCGCGCCGCCCGCCGCCAGAGAGGTGGCGGGGGAGCCGGGCAGGAAGCGCAGGGCCACGAAGACCAGGGTGGCCAGGGCCCACAGCACCAGGGGAACGGTGAGGAGTCTCAGCGCGATGGTTCGGGTCGCCGGATTGCGGGTCACGCGAGTCCCTTCGGGTCGAGCGCGTCCCGCAGGTCGTCACCCGCGAAGTTGCACGCCACCACGAAGACCAGCGTGGCCGCCGCGGGCAGCACGGTCAGGGCCGGCGTGGTGAGCACGAACTCCTGCCCGGCCTGCACCATGTTTCCCCAGTCCGGGGTCGAGGCCGGGATGCCCAGGCCGAGGTACGAGAGCCCGGCCGCGAAACCCGCGGCGACGGAGAGCGTCATGATCACCTGGGCCAGCATCGGCCCGGCGATGTTCGGCAGGATCTCCCGCAGCATGATCCGCCCGCCCTGGCTGCCACCGAGTTTCGAGGCCAGCACGTAGTCCCGCGCCGCCTCCCGGGCACTGAGGGCCCGGGCCAGCCGGGCCAGGCCGGGAGCCAGCGAGATGCCGATCCCGATCACCAGGGTGGCCGGTCCGGCGCCGGCCCCGGCGACCAGCAGGATGATGAGCAGGATCGAGGGGAACGCCAGGGCCAGGTCGACCAGCCGCATCACGACCTGGTCGACCACCCCGCCGAAATACCCGGCGAACAGGCCGATCAGGGTGCCGATCGTGGTCGCCAGGGTGGTCGCCAGCACGGCCACGAGCAGCAGGGGCCGGGAACCGTGCACCAGCCGGGCCAGTTCGTCGCGGCCGAGGTCGTCGGTGCCGAGCGGGTGCCCGCCGCTGCCGAGGGGCAGCAGCGGGCTGTTGCTCTGACGCATCGGATCGGCGCTCACCAGGAACGGCCCGACCAGGGCGACCAGCACGAAGAACACCAGCACCAGCCAGGACGCGGCCGAGAGCCAGTTGGTGCCGATGCGCCGGTGGCGGAGAAGCTCAGACACTCGCCTTCTCCAGGAAACAGCGGTGGTTGCCGAGGGCGTTCGGGTTCAGGCCCTGCACGCTCGCGCCGCTCACCACCGGGTTGGTCGAGTAGGCGAGCATCGACAGCACCATGTACTCCTCGGCCCAGCGCCGCTGGATCTCGGTGTAGGCCGCGGTGCGCTCGTCGCCGTCGGGCAGGTTCTTGGCCGTGTAGAGGTCGTCCGCGAACCGCTCGGACCCCTTCAAGGACGCGAACCCGGTGGCGAAGTCGCCGTAGACACCCGAGGGCAGGGCCATCGAGCCGACCATGTTGTCCGGGTCGGGCACGTACGAGTTGCGCTCCCAGATCATCAGGTCGTGGTATTCGTCGGTCGTGTCGTAGATCCGGTTGAAATACGCTGCCGGGTCCACGGAATCGACCTTCACGGTGAGCCCGAGGTCGGTCAGGTTCTGCTCCACGATCTGCGCGGCCTTGGGGTGCCAGCTGTCGCTGGCGGCCATCAGGTGCACGGTGCGTCCCTCGGCCCCGGCCTGCTTCAGCAGTTCCCTGGCCTTCGTGAGGTCCTGCGTGCTGAGGTCTTTCAGGCTCGCGTCGTAGCCGTTCTGCGACGGCGGGATGGCGTAACCGTCGGGTGTCTGCCCCTTGCCGAAGAAGGCCTGCGAGACGATGGCGTTGCGGTCGATGGCCAGGTTGATGGCCTGCCGCACCTCGAGTTCGGGGATGCGCCGCGCGTCGATCATCAGGATCGCGTCGAAGCCGAGCGTGGTGTCGTGCACCGTCACCGCGTCGTTCTTGGCCAGCGAGGCCAGGCTCGAGTACGGCGTGAACTGCGTGGCCGAGATGTCGCCCGAGATCAGGGAGTTCACGATGGTGGACGGGTCGGTCACCTGCTGCAGCACGAGGCGGTCGATCGGGGGGCGCCCGAGTCGGAAGTCCTCGAACGCCTCCAGCACCACGGACTGGCCGGCCGTGGCCGAGACGAACTTGAACGGGCCGGTGCCGACGAGCGCCTTGCCGATGCCGGAACCCTCCTTCTCCAGCGCGGCGCTGGAGATGATGCGCCCGCCGATGTCCGACAGGCGTGAGAGCACCATCCGGTCGGGCTTGTTCAGCTTCAGCTCGACGGTGTTGTCGTCGACCGCCTTCAGCGACTTCACGTTGTCGGCCAGGTTCTTCAGAGGCCGCGACGCGCCCTCGGGCAGGGTCTTGTCCTTGTCGTTCCACTGCCGGTTCAGGCTGGCCAGCACGTCGGCCGAGGTGAACGTGGTGCCGTCGTGGAAGGTCACACCGGTGCGCAGACGGAAGGTGTAGGTCAGCTGGTCGTCCGAGATCTCCCAGGACTCGGCCAGATCCGGCTGCGGCTCGTTGCTCTCGAACGAGATGAAGGTCAGGCCGCGGCAGACGCAGTCGACGGCCATCCAGTCGCCGAGGGTGGTGTAGAAGGCCGGGTCGTTCACGGCGCTGGTGCCGTCGATGGCCAGGGTGAGCGTGCCGCCGGTGCTCGCGGCGCCGTCGGTGTCGTCGTCGGCGGCCACCCCGCAGGCCGAGAGCAGGCCACTGAGGCCGAAGGTCATGCCCATGCCGAGCAGTCCGGCGCCGCGCAGCATCGTGCGGCGGGAGACGTCGTTCGTGGGGACGGCACTGGTGTCGATGCTGGGGTCGATCGGGGGACGCGGCATGAGGAGCTCCTACGAGACGGGCAGGCAAGCAGGGGGGCCTGGATAGCAATCGACGCAGATTGGATCCATCTAGGAATGGAACGTATCCGGAATTGCGGGTCCCGTCTAGGGTGACCTCATCGACGCACGCCGGTGTTTCGCCTGGGTAAAGGACGGTGGTGGGCCGTGTTTCGATCGCTGTGAGTTCCTGGCTGGGCGATAACAGGCCATTGGACGGGGTACCCGGCTCCGGTCGGGTTCGCCGTCGTCACCCGGCTGGGCACGGACGACCAGTCGATCCTCGGGTTCTGGATCGCGCCCGGCGCCCGGCGCGGCGGACCGGGACTCACGACGGCGAGCGCGGTGGTGGCCCGGCACCCCGGCACGTGGGGAATCCTCTACCGGCCCGGCAACGGCGCGGCGGCGGACTGCTGGGCGAGCGTGGCGCAGCCCTACGGCTTCGCGCGGTTCACCCGCCCGGTGCCGGGCCGCACCGAGCTCCCGCCCGACGAGGGCGTGCGGTTCACCGTGCCCGGGTGATCGCCTCGCGGATCAGCGCCCAGGGCAGCCCGGGTTCCTGGCGCGGGGCCGTGAGGTCGCGCGAGAGCAGCCGCACCCCGGCCGACTCCAGCGCCGCGACGTGCCCGGCCCAGGCCGGGTGGCGGGTGTGGGCCAGGTTGATGCACGGGAAGACCACGACCGGCACGTCCGGGCGGCCGATCATCTCGTTGGCCGCGGTCATCGCCTGGTTGTCGCTGATGCCCAGCGCCAGCTTGGCCACGGCGTTGGCGGTGGCGGGCACCACCGCGCACACGTCGGGGTCCGGGTGAGGACGCGGCTGCCCGGGGAGGCGGGAGGCCCACCGCACCGGGAGCCCGGTCAGGGTCTCGAGGGCGCCGGCCTCACCGTCGGCCGACAGCCAGGTGCCGGCGGTCGGGGTCAGGGTGATCGCGACGGTCCACCCCGCGTCGACCAGCGGTGCCACCAGGCCCGGACGGAGGCCGT
This genomic interval carries:
- a CDS encoding ABC transporter permease, which translates into the protein MSELLRHRRIGTNWLSAASWLVLVFFVLVALVGPFLVSADPMRQSNSPLLPLGSGGHPLGTDDLGRDELARLVHGSRPLLLVAVLATTLATTIGTLIGLFAGYFGGVVDQVVMRLVDLALAFPSILLIILLVAGAGAGPATLVIGIGISLAPGLARLARALSAREAARDYVLASKLGGSQGGRIMLREILPNIAGPMLAQVIMTLSVAAGFAAGLSYLGLGIPASTPDWGNMVQAGQEFVLTTPALTVLPAAATLVFVVACNFAGDDLRDALDPKGLA
- a CDS encoding ABC transporter substrate-binding protein — its product is MPRPPIDPSIDTSAVPTNDVSRRTMLRGAGLLGMGMTFGLSGLLSACGVAADDDTDGAASTGGTLTLAIDGTSAVNDPAFYTTLGDWMAVDCVCRGLTFISFESNEPQPDLAESWEISDDQLTYTFRLRTGVTFHDGTTFTSADVLASLNRQWNDKDKTLPEGASRPLKNLADNVKSLKAVDDNTVELKLNKPDRMVLSRLSDIGGRIISSAALEKEGSGIGKALVGTGPFKFVSATAGQSVVLEAFEDFRLGRPPIDRLVLQQVTDPSTIVNSLISGDISATQFTPYSSLASLAKNDAVTVHDTTLGFDAILMIDARRIPELEVRQAINLAIDRNAIVSQAFFGKGQTPDGYAIPPSQNGYDASLKDLSTQDLTKARELLKQAGAEGRTVHLMAASDSWHPKAAQIVEQNLTDLGLTVKVDSVDPAAYFNRIYDTTDEYHDLMIWERNSYVPDPDNMVGSMALPSGVYGDFATGFASLKGSERFADDLYTAKNLPDGDERTAAYTEIQRRWAEEYMVLSMLAYSTNPVVSGASVQGLNPNALGNHRCFLEKASV
- a CDS encoding alpha/beta fold hydrolase; translated protein: MNIVLVHGAGGTPTTWSFVLPMVHARGHVVSAVTNPMTSLEDDIATTTAWIDENTDGDVLLVGHSYGGAVITGAGHHPRVKGLVYVAAWAPDQDESIQDILARYDVAPVNKHMVRGADGSWQSSRSPEYYAEIAWDLPPERREVWSAEGRPSSNEIFAQKSGVPAWKTRPSWYLVAAQDKTLRVDTQRDMAARMRAVTSEVDGSHFVPQVSPGRVADLIEEALS
- a CDS encoding ABC transporter permease; amino-acid sequence: MTRNPATRTIALRLLTVPLVLWALATLVFVALRFLPGSPATSLAAGGASDQSAEQITANADQISESLGLSQPLPVQYLTYLGDLIRGDFGSSYFGGNDVLSLLRSALPATIELTVAAMLAAVVIGGVSGLVAALRKDTPVDTGIRAAATVTFSLPWFALGVLGIVVFGVWLGWLPVLGRLPNRLEYEPLTNFVLLDAVLQDRPELIWPWIQHLILPAATLALSTAGFITRIVRASVLEVLGDDFVRTAQMKGLGEGQVVRKHVLRNASLPIITVLGLQFGTLLGGSTVTETVFSYPGVGVLLVDAVLQRDYPVVQGAALAIALLFVLVNAAVDVLYLVLDPRLGKS
- a CDS encoding ABC transporter ATP-binding protein, whose amino-acid sequence is MKPVPLLQLTGLRVEYSRPGGQKVRAVRDVDLVIAEGETLGLVGESGCGKSSLGRAVLRAIEPQAGRIDFLGLDITHLKGAPLRRVWADLQMIFQDPFGSLNPRRKVVDIIAEPVVRARGATRQEAEERAGELLEKVGLGRDAGQRRPREFSGGQRQRIAIARALAPSPRFVVADEPVSALDVSIQAQVVNLLADLTETSNLTCLFISHDLGVVRQLADRVAVMYLGQIIEIAERDRFFAGPAHPYSSALLASVPRVTAVAEPKAAQLQGDPPDPADPPAGCLFSTRCPAATELCRTEQPVLRELGPGHDVRCHFPLEPLEHA
- a CDS encoding flavoprotein encodes the protein MGRVLSLIACGAGGIDGLRPGLVAPLVDAGWTVAITLTPTAGTWLSADGEAGALETLTGLPVRWASRLPGQPRPHPDPDVCAVVPATANAVAKLALGISDNQAMTAANEMIGRPDVPVVVFPCINLAHTRHPAWAGHVAALESAGVRLLSRDLTAPRQEPGLPWALIREAITRAR
- a CDS encoding ABC transporter ATP-binding protein, with product MTTVLSVRDLKVEFDVPAGRLPAVNGVSFDLFAGELLALVGESGSGKSALTMGLTGLNRGPRTHISGTADFDGTDLVAAGDKQLQRIRGAGIAVVFQDALAALNPVQRVGKQVAEMIRQHQPVSSKEAALKAVSLLRDVGLANPEQSARAYPHQLSGGMRQRVMIAIALANDPGVLIADEPTTALDVTIQAQVLALLKRMQREHGSAVVLITHDLGVVAEVADRIAVMYAGRIVEIGTRDEVLNHPRHPYTVGLLNSMPRIDGPRPRRLAAIKGNPLTGVDRPPGCAFAPRCDLVQDECLEQVPPLENQVACLRAGVA